A stretch of DNA from Dokdonia sp. PRO95:
TTACTATAATTAAGTCGTTTAAGGAATCGCCATTTACATCTGCAATGACACCATCAATGTCCTCATGTATTTGATGTTTATCATTTTCCGGGAGATGTACTTCGTTAAATGTACCTGAGGATGTCTGTATGTAAGTTGTAGATTCTTCTATTTTAGAACCAAGAGCAACCATGTCATCAAGTCCATCATTATTTAAATCTCCAGCAACAATTGCTTTACTAAGGTTAGTAGATGCATAAGGTACAAGGGGATTCCGGCTGAATTCTAGCGTGGCGTTATCTATATGTTTGAAAGGTATAATGCTGTCAGTTATTTGTGCTTTTAATGTTTCTTTTTGGCTAGAAGAAGCCGCAGAAGATGTATCATATGCTAGAGTAATAATTTGATCTGCTTTTATGTTTTTCAAGGTTTGCTTCTTACCGTCTGCCCACATAATACTGAGAGAATCGATACTCTTCTGTTTGCCTAAACCAATTGATAATTCAGGTGCTATAGAAGACAAGTATCCCCTAGTAGTATAGTTTTCAAAATATTGATAGTTTGTTGCGGTGTATACATGAACTTGTGCTCCAATACCCAAGGTATTTTGAGGAGATCCTTTAAAACGAATCTTCAGATAATGCATACTATCCTTTAATTGTTGGGTTTTGTTTTCTAGTAAATAAGCCTGTTCATTTACATTATTTACTATGATGTCTAGATCACCATCGTTATCTAAATCTGCATAACTACTTCCGTTACTAAAGGAGGTACTACTCTCTATCCACGATTTTGAGGTGTTCTCAAAAGTTCCATTACCATTATTTGAGAAGAAATAGTTTTCTGTTTTCTTCTGTGGTATTTCGTCTAATAGCGGAAGTTCCTTGTCAGTCATGCGACTGCCTATCCTCTTTTGAATATTTTCATTGGATATAAAATTTATAAAATCCATATCATTTGTAGCTCCTACGATGCCGTTTGTGATGTATATGTCTTTATCACCATCGTTGTCAAAATCGGCAAGTAGGGGAGACCAGCTCCATTCCGTACTTGAAATGCCGCTTAGAAAAGCCGTCTCAGTAAATTGCTCTTTCCCTTGATTAATATGTAAGGTGTTTTGCATGAATTGAGGTTGATATCCTTGACGTAACTGATTCTGGAAAATAGGGAAATTAAATTCCGTTCCAGATGATTTTAAGGTTTCTAAATTCTCTGGTAGCATGTCTACAGATAGGATATCGGTAAACCCATCATTATTGATGTCTGCAATATCATTACCCATAGAAAAATGGCTAGTGTGACCTAACTTTCCTTCTGTAGTATTGACTTCTTTAAAGGTTCCATCAGTTTGATTTATATATAGATAGTCATCCTCAAAGAAATCATTACCTATATAAATGTCAGGATAACCATCGTTGTTTATATCACTTATGGCAAGTCCTAGTCCGTAACCTATTCTAGATGAAAATATATTCGCTTTCGCGGAAACGTCTATAAAAACACCATCTCGATTTTCTAATAGTTTGTCTCCACTGATGCTATCCACCTTTGTGCGCTGACTTCCTCGACCAAAATATGCATTAGGATATAAAGAATGCCCCATGATATAGGCATCAAGATCGCCATCATTATCATAATCAAAAAAGGCAGATTGAGTAAACAATCCAGATAGATCTAATTGGTATTTTTTTGATTCTTCTTTAAAGGCCATTTGGCCATTGTTGAGACCTTGATTTACGTAGAGAAGATTATGCCCTTTAAGTTTTAAATGCCCAGCTACTTTAGATATATAGATATCTAGTAGTCCGTCATTATTAATGTCTACAGTAGTTACACCTGTAGTCCACCCAGTATCATTAGAGATGCCTGCTTGTATTGTAATATCTTTAAAAGTAAGATTAGCTTGATTGCGGTAGAACCTATCTGGTCCTTGATTTGAAGTAAAATAAATGTCTATTAATCCATCATTATCAAAATCTCCAGTTGCTATTCCTGCGCCATTATTATAGTACAGATAGTTTAAAATATTCAAATCTGAGTCAGGAGACAATTCATTTTTGAATGTTATACCTGAATCTGTTTTAAGTTTAAATCTTACATCTGTTTTCTGGTCCTTACATGAAATTATAAAGAACATAAAAGCGATAAATGTAAAAATCTGTTTCAAGGTAGTTTGCTTGTAAGTTGTATATATAAAAAGAGGGCTAGATAACATCTAACCCTCTTTTAAGCTAATTAAATTACCAAGTTTAGTAGCCTGGGTTTTGAGTAAGATTAGGGTTTAGTAGTAATTGTGATGCAGGTATTGGAAATAAATTACGACTAGTATCTCCTACAGCAGAAGGGCTTTTTAATGTCCAATCATTTGTGTATTGTCCAAATCTAATCAAATCATTCCTTCTCCAGAGTTCAGCATATAACTCGCGTCCTCTTTCATCAATTATATCTTGTGCTGTTACCGATCCAATTGGAGTAGCTTCACGTAATACTCTTAATTCATTTACAAGTGCTGTTGCAGATCCAGTATCACCAGCTCTAAAAAGGGCTTCTGCTTTCATCAAGTGAGCATCAGAATATCTGAAGTAAATTTCGTGATTTGTAAAGCCTCCGTCAAACATTGGACTATATTTAGTAACTCTAATTCCAGTAGTTTCATCATTCCCGATAAGGCTTGTGTTTCCTTGAGCGTCTTGAAATTCCCTTTTAAAAGTCAGTGGGTTACCTACTCTATCACTAAGAGCGGTGCCATCATCTGCATATTGTTGTCCAATTAAAAATCCTCTTCCTACTGATGATCCATCGATAAAACCGTCGCCATTATCGTCGCCATTGGCTCCAGCTACAGAACCTACTGGTAGACCTTGTAATGGAACCATACCTCTACGCTCTTCTTGGCCACTTCCAGCAACATTGATGTTTGGATCTCCTTCAAAAAGATCGTAGTACTCGGCTAGTGTGGAGAATCCATTCCATCCTCCCCCAGAAGTAATTGTACTGTTGTAATGAAGACCATTATATATTCTATTTCCAACTCCAGTTTGTAAGAACCAAATAGTTTCATTGTCAAGTTCAGGTCTGAAAATATCGAAATAGCCTCCAACTAAGTCATAACCCTCGGCATTTATTGCGTCGACTAGTGTTACTACTTGAGCCATATCAGCTGGATCAGGTTGAGTTCCTAAATAAACATGTTTGTTAAGAAGGACTTTAGCTAGAAGATATCTCGCCCCAGCTTTTTCTGGTCTTGTATTTCCCGATCCTGGTCCTGCTAATGGTAATCCATTTATCGCATCAGTTAAGTCGGATACGATTAAATCTACTGCCTCAGCGCCTCTTAATACAATTGGATCATCTATTGGTGATCCTGTAACGTCGCGTATTGGAACTTGACCATAGTTGTCTAAAATAACCCAAGTACCTAACGCTCTCAAAAATGAAGCATTCGCCTTCAACTCAGGTGACGCTTCTGTGAGGTCAGATAACACTTGTGAAGCTTGAAATTGTAAACCATTCCATTGGTTCCAAGTGCCTAAAATAAAGTTATGATCTGTAGGCCAAGTCTGTTCATGTAGTTGTCTCCATTGACCATTATCTCCCCAATCTGCTCCTCTTGTAGGAATAAGTGCGGCATCTGTAGTCACCTCACTTAATGCAAATAAATTGGTTTGATCACCTATAAATCCATTTATACTGTTATAAACTCCATCTAAAAAGGAAGAAGGATCTTCAATTCCTTGGAATGTTGAATCATTAGCATCTAGAAAAATTGAGTCTGTTGCTTCAATCTCTAGGTCTGTACAAGAAGTTAAAAGGACTCCTGAGAGCACCCCTAGTGCTAGGAGTCTTTTAAAATTATTTACTGTCATTTTTTGTTTCATAATTTTCCTTTTTTTTTATTAAAATCTTGCATTCACACCTAGTGTGAATGTCCTTGCTCTTGGAAATTGTAAGTAATCAATACCTCTTGAAGGTATGTTTACGTTCTGATCAAGATCACCAGTATTAGTAGAAACCTCTGGGTCTAGACCACTATATCCAGAAATAAGGAATAAGTTTTGTCCGGTAAGATTAAACCTAAGAGAATCAAAGAATCCTTCTCCACTCAATGGAAAATTATACCCTATTGATGCAGAAGTTAATCTCACAA
This window harbors:
- a CDS encoding VCBS repeat-containing protein, translating into MKQIFTFIAFMFFIISCKDQKTDVRFKLKTDSGITFKNELSPDSDLNILNYLYYNNGAGIATGDFDNDGLIDIYFTSNQGPDRFYRNQANLTFKDITIQAGISNDTGWTTGVTTVDINNDGLLDIYISKVAGHLKLKGHNLLYVNQGLNNGQMAFKEESKKYQLDLSGLFTQSAFFDYDNDGDLDAYIMGHSLYPNAYFGRGSQRTKVDSISGDKLLENRDGVFIDVSAKANIFSSRIGYGLGLAISDINNDGYPDIYIGNDFFEDDYLYINQTDGTFKEVNTTEGKLGHTSHFSMGNDIADINNDGFTDILSVDMLPENLETLKSSGTEFNFPIFQNQLRQGYQPQFMQNTLHINQGKEQFTETAFLSGISSTEWSWSPLLADFDNDGDKDIYITNGIVGATNDMDFINFISNENIQKRIGSRMTDKELPLLDEIPQKKTENYFFSNNGNGTFENTSKSWIESSTSFSNGSSYADLDNDGDLDIIVNNVNEQAYLLENKTQQLKDSMHYLKIRFKGSPQNTLGIGAQVHVYTATNYQYFENYTTRGYLSSIAPELSIGLGKQKSIDSLSIMWADGKKQTLKNIKADQIITLAYDTSSAASSSQKETLKAQITDSIIPFKHIDNATLEFSRNPLVPYASTNLSKAIVAGDLNNDGLDDMVALGSKIEESTTYIQTSSGTFNEVHLPENDKHQIHEDIDGVIADVNGDSLNDLIIVSGGNEIKSGKPLQPRLYINHGTSLSYDETAFSDIAVNASTVKAIDIDNDGDLDISITSDVIPQQFGTTPLQYILENNGKGVFKDVTTQYSTLFQRIGNVRDIQWIDIDNNGYKDAVVIGHWMPPAVFLNDGTKLSKQDNDGLEAFKGWFNSLKVADFDNDGDLDIIAGNWGLNSRLTASADQPLQLYIQDFDSNGTHDPIVTYYYQGEETTIATKDELVKQLPQLNKKYLSYNAFAKAKFKEILPQDKLRDAQVKSVTQLASMYFENDGDNTFTAHELPLLSQISSVHDILVDDINDDGYKDVLLVGNDYEISTQLGRLDGSQGVLLINDKKGFFRIEKQPKFNILGASRSIQTITISGTTYYLIGRNNDTPLFIRKDD
- a CDS encoding RagB/SusD family nutrient uptake outer membrane protein — encoded protein: MKQKMTVNNFKRLLALGVLSGVLLTSCTDLEIEATDSIFLDANDSTFQGIEDPSSFLDGVYNSINGFIGDQTNLFALSEVTTDAALIPTRGADWGDNGQWRQLHEQTWPTDHNFILGTWNQWNGLQFQASQVLSDLTEASPELKANASFLRALGTWVILDNYGQVPIRDVTGSPIDDPIVLRGAEAVDLIVSDLTDAINGLPLAGPGSGNTRPEKAGARYLLAKVLLNKHVYLGTQPDPADMAQVVTLVDAINAEGYDLVGGYFDIFRPELDNETIWFLQTGVGNRIYNGLHYNSTITSGGGWNGFSTLAEYYDLFEGDPNINVAGSGQEERRGMVPLQGLPVGSVAGANGDDNGDGFIDGSSVGRGFLIGQQYADDGTALSDRVGNPLTFKREFQDAQGNTSLIGNDETTGIRVTKYSPMFDGGFTNHEIYFRYSDAHLMKAEALFRAGDTGSATALVNELRVLREATPIGSVTAQDIIDERGRELYAELWRRNDLIRFGQYTNDWTLKSPSAVGDTSRNLFPIPASQLLLNPNLTQNPGY